A stretch of the Solanum dulcamara chromosome 6, daSolDulc1.2, whole genome shotgun sequence genome encodes the following:
- the LOC129893195 gene encoding auxin-responsive protein SAUR76 gives MKKLNLLLRKCKTLSRQLGRSSSYSSLRSKSSREDFWNNVESHQDNKEDSETIFVGNSRRRYVIKSKYLSHPLLNALIEKSKQKHGEKDHLSVKCEVVLFDHLLWLLENADPNNLNSDSFEELADLYVV, from the coding sequence ATGAAGAAGCTGAATTTGTTATTGAGGAAGTGTAAGACTTTGTCAAGGCAACTAGGAAGAAGTTCATCTTATAGTAGTTTAAGGTCAAAGTCTTCAAGAGAAGATTTTTGGAATAATGTGGAATCTCATCAAGATAATAAAGAAGATTCTGAGACAATTTTTGTTGGCAACTCAAGAAGGAGATATGTgataaaatcaaaatacttGAGCCATCCACTATTGAATGCTCTAATAGAGAAATCAAAGCAGAAACATGGGGAAAAAGATCATCTTTCAGTTAAGTGTGAGGTTGTGCTTTTTGATCATCTTCTTTGGTTACTTGAAAATGCTGATCCCAACAATCTTAATTCTGATTCATTTGAGGAATTGGCTGATCTATATGTTGTTTAA
- the LOC129891673 gene encoding uncharacterized protein LOC129891673, which translates to MARMACSHLLPSMATPLKSSFLNGSSHQWLRLSESMHPVVLIKRRFSVAKISMSLRAGIVGLPNVGKSTLFNAVVENGKAQAANFPFCTIEPNVGIVAVPDTRLNVLSDISKSKRAVPASIEFVDIAGLVKGASQGEGLGNKFLSHIREVDSILQVVRCFEDNDIVHVNGKVEPKADIDVINLELIFSDLDQIEKRMEKLKKGRTKDSQAKVKEEAEKSALEKIQQALLDGKPARSVSLSEFEKEAIKQLCLLTMKPVIFVANVAESEVAEPENNPHVKEVIKKASELNSGVVTISAQVESELSELPLEERMEYLKSLGVNESGLGNLIRETYGLLGLRTYFTSGEKETKAWTILTGMTAPQAAGVIHSDFEKGFIRAETVTYDDFVSAGSFAAAREKGLLRLEGKDYVVQEGDIMLFRFNV; encoded by the exons ATGGCGAGAATGGCTTGCTCTCATCTTCTTCCTTCAATGGCTACCCCGCTCAAGTCTTCTTTCCTCAATGGCTCTTCTCATCAGTGGTTACGACTCTCAGAATCTATGCATCCTGTGGTACTCATCAAAAGGCGCTTCTCCGTCGCTAAGATAAGCATGAGTTTACGTGCCGGCATCGTTGGCCTTCCTAATGTTGGGAAGTCTACGCTGTTCAACGCCGTT GTTGAGAATGGAAAGGCTCAGGCTgccaattttcctttttgcacAATAGAGCCAAATGTCGGGATAGTTGCTGTCCCTGATACACGTCTCAATGTTCTTTCTGATATAAGCAAATCCAAACGAGCAGTCCCGGCTTCGATAGAGTTTGTCGATATTGCTGGGCTTGTAAAGGGAGCCAGTCAAGGGGAG GGCTTGGGGAATAAGTTCTTGTCACATATTCGTGAAGTGGATTCCATACTTCAG GTAGTACGTTGTTTTGAGGACAATGACATTGTTCATGTGAACGGGAAGGTTGAGCCAAAAGCTGATATTGATGTAATCAACTTGGAATTAATATTCTCAGACTTGGATCAG ATTGAGAAAAGAATGGAGAAACTCAAAAAAGGCAGAACCAAAGATTCACAAGCTAAAGTAAAG GAGGAAGCAGAAAAGTCTGCCTTGGAGAAAATACAACAAGCACTACTGGATGGAAAACCAGCACGATCAGTATCTTTGTCGGAATTTGAAAAGGAGGCTATAAAACAGCTTTGTCTTCTAACAATGAAGCCTGTCATATTTGTGGCAAATGTAGCGGAATCAGAGGTAGCTGAGCCTGAAAATAATCCTCATGTCAAGGAAGTAATAAAAAAAGCTTCCGAGTTAAATTCTGGTGTGGTGACTATTTCAGCGCAG GTTGAGTCTGAGCTATCTGAACTTCCTTTAGAAGAAAGAATGGAATATTTGAAATCTCTTGGTGTCAATGAAAGTGGCCTTGGAAATCTTATCAGAGAAACTTATGGTCTCCTAGGGTTGCGGACATACTTCACTTCTGGCGAGAAG GAAACCAAAGCATGGACCATCCTCACAG GAATGACTGCTCCCCAAGCAGCTGGGGTTATTCACTCCGACTTTGAAAAGGGCTTCATCAGGGCAGAGACG GTTACTTATGATGACTTTGTTTCTGCTGGTTCATTTGCAGCTGCAAGGGAGAAAGGACTT TTGAGGTTAGAAGGGAAAGATTACGTTGTGCAAGAAGGGGATATAATGCTGTTTCGGTTCAATGTCTAA
- the LOC129891671 gene encoding uncharacterized protein LOC129891671 isoform X2 produces the protein MAGNGLPALGRVKLSDLVPLEGLPSDSYKLSVSTLSQSLAQYSAAIIQLSTSDGALLRSSLESARLYFQHKPSYPPVDVIHSDDSRDWCKTSGYHADPQQWQETYDFRPGLTPTEPISDIEFPPAALSDIFSLLGRAARDILDAISFYLNLRSSPFTEILDNVPLRNREISSSVLSVCCHARPSFQHHGLTTQEDGQLGMFSDHEHQVDRSLVTIVKSDKPGLHVRDFHGHWVLVDGDLGPHEAIVYPGLALYQATAGYISPALHRTDIGNQQGSIYGRCSLSFKLMPKSMSNLNCSEMRAAGHGVEAQFQLPVPVDDFMQRSTDQLLNRSNFPTFNFPTAQDGSMKPMMRRRKSNSRSKPLPPSKRLRLEAQRVLKERVQDIADKKGIKLRFCTLKDCESHIQSLDSPCTNIRMEIGWPPGVPFVHPHDLPNKAKIGFLETYEPGWSATHDMELSPIDPGQPSQHTAN, from the exons ATGGCAGGCAATGGCCTGCCAGCTCTGGGTCGTGTGAAGCTTAGTGATTTGGTACCATTGGAAGGTCTTCCTTCTGATTCGTATAAATTATCGGTCTCAACTTTGTCACAGTCATTGGCTCAGTATTCAGCTGCCATTATCCAGCTGTCCACGAGTGATGGAGCTCTTTTAAGGTCTAGTCTAGAGTCTGCCCGACTTTACTTTCAACACAAACCCTCTTATCCTCCTGTGGATGTTATTCATTCTGATGATTCTCGTGACTGGTGTAAGACCTCTGGTTACCATGCTGATCCTCAACAATGGCAAGAAACTTATGATTTCAGGCCAGGGCTCACTCCTACGGAACCCATCAGTGATATTGAATTCCCTCCTGCTGCTTTGTCTGACATATTCTCTTTGCTTGGAAGAGCAGCAAGAGATATATTGGACGCCATCAGCTTCTATTTAAATCTGCGTAGCTCTCCATTTACTGAAATACTTGATAATGTTCCCCTCAGAAACCGAGAAATATCATCCTCTGTATTATCCGTCTGTTGTCATGCCAGGCCATCTTTTCAGCACCATGGCCTGACAACACAAGAGGATGGTCAGTTAGGGATGTTTTCAGATCATGAACATCAGGTTGACAGAAGCCTTGTTACAATTGTTAAGTCGGATAAGCCTGGTTTACATGTGAGAGATTTTCATGGTCACTGGGTTCTTGTGGATGGTGATCTTGGCCCCCATGAAGCAATAGTTTATCCTGGCCTTGCTTTATATCAGGCAACTGCAGGATATATCAGCCCTGCACTTCATCGGACAGACATTGGTAATCAGCAGGGTAGCATATATGGACGATGCTCCCTTTCTTTTAAACTTATGCCCAAGTCCATGAGCAACCTCAATTGCTCAGAGATGCGCGCTGCTGGTCATGGGGTTGAAGCTCAATTCCAGCTTCCCGTACCAGTTGATGACTTCATGCAGAGATCAACTGATCAGTTGCTTAACAGGAGCAATTTCCCAACATTCAACTTTCCGACAGCCCAAGATG GATCTATGAAGCCCATgatgaggaggaggaagagTAACTCAAGATCTAAACCTCTTCCACCTTCAAAGAGGTTGAGATTGGAAGCACAAAGAGTTCTCAAAGAGAGAGTTCAAGACATAGCTGATAAAAAGGGCATCAAGCTGAGGTTCTGCACCTTAAAGGATTGTGAAAGTCACATCCAGTCACTTGATAGCCCGTGTACAAACATAAGAATGGAAATTGGATGGCCACCGGGAGTTCCATTTGTTCACCCACATGATCTCCCAAATAAGGCTAAGATTGGATTTCTTGAAACATATGAACCTGGTTGGTCTGCaactcatgatatggagttgagccCAATCGATCCCGGACAGCCAAGTCAACACACTGCTAACT GA
- the LOC129891672 gene encoding protein NARROW LEAF 1, producing MDRARLNKRTRYSGSTPSEESALDLEKYCCSYSNLPSLSPPTLQPYASAGQHSESNAAYFSWPSRLNDAAEERANYFANLQKGVLPETLGRLPEGQRATTLLDLMTIRASHSKLLRCYSLGTAIGFRIRRGVLTDIPAILVFVSRKVHKQWLSPIQCLPTALEGPGGVWCEVDVVEFSYFGAPEPTPKEQLYTEIVDDLRGSDPYIGSGSQVASQETYGTLGAIVRSLSGNRQVGFLTNRHVAVDLDYPNQKMFHPLPPTLGPGVYLGSVERATSFIRDDLWYGIFAGINPETFVRADGAFIPFTDDFDMTSVTTSVKGIGEIGDVKIIDLQSPISSLIGKQVTKVGRSSGLTTGTVLAYALEYNDEKGICFLTDFLVNGENQQTFDLEGDSGSLIVLKGESGEKPRPIGIIWGGTANRGRLKLKVGQSPENWTSGVDLGRLLNFLELDIITKDEALKVAVQEQRAASATMVGSTAGDSSPPDIMLPKDKIEPLGLHIQQIPMEDGIGGPDINSSPVEATFNLEEGGINFDANVEHQFIPSFNGQPPANQDDHRDKSAYENLSALRKGSDEDISFSLQLGGHESKRRRSEPPPSADEPE from the exons ATGGATCGAGCAAGGTTAAATAAAAGAACCCGTTACTCAGGTTCAACACCGTCAGAGGAGTCAGCCTTAGATCTTGAAAAATACTGCTGCAGTTATTCTAATCTTCCTTCACTTAGTCCACCAACACTTCAACCTTATGCATCGGCTGGACAACACTCTGAGAGTAATGCTGCATACTTCTCCTGGCCTAGTCGGCTAAATGATGCTGCTGAAGAGAGAGCTAACTATTTCGCGAATCTTCAGAAAGGAGTTTTGCCAGAAACTCTTGGCCGATTGCCCGAGGGGCAGCGAGCGACAACCTTGCTTGATCTCATGACTATAAGGGCATCTCATAGCAAACTCTTGCGTTGCTACAGTCTTGGTACGGCAATTGGTTTTCGTATTCGACGTGGTGTTTTGACTGATATACCAGCAATACTAGTTTTCGTATCCCGGAAAGTTCACAAGCAATGGCTTAGTCCAATTCAGTGTCTACCTACTGCTTTAGAG GGTCCTGGAGGTGTGTGGTGTGAAGTTGATGTGGTCGAGTTCTCCTATTTTGGTGCACCAGAGCCGACACCGAAGGAGCAGTTGTACACAGAGATAGTTGATGACCTGCGGGGTAGTGACCCATATATTGGTTCAGGATCTCAG GTAGCAAGCCAGGAGACATATGGAACCTTGGGTGCTATTGTGAGGAGCCTGTCAGGCAATCGACAAGTTGGTTTCCTAACAAACCGGCATGTTGCTGTTGACTTAGATTACCCAAATCAGAAAATGTTCCATCCTTTACCTCCAACACTTGGACCTGGAGTATATCTGGGTTCAGTGGAGAGAGCTACATCTTTTATCAGAGACGACCTTTGGTATGGCATATTTGCTGGCATAAATCCAG AGACATTTGTTAGGGCAGATGGTGCATTCATCCCTTTCACAGATGATTTTGATATGACCTCTGTTACTACTTCTGTTAAGGGCATAGGGGAAATTGGTGATGTCAAAATTATAGATTTGCAATCTCCTATTAGTAGTCTCATTGGAAAGCAAGTGACGAAGGTTGGAAGAAGCTCTGGATTGACTACCGGGACTGTCTTGGCATATGCCCTTGAATACAATGATGAGAAAGGGATTTGCTTCTTGACTGATTTTCTTGTCAATGGAGAAAACCAGCAGACGTTTGACCTTGAAGGAGACAGTGGTAGTTTAATCGTTTTGAAGGGTGAGAGTGGGGAGAAACCCCGACCAATTGGTATTATTTGGGGTGGAACTGCAAATAGGGGGCGGCTTAAACTAAAGGTGGGACAATCACCAGAAAACTGGACTAGTGGAGTTGACCTTGGGCGCCTGCTCAATTTCCTTGAACTTGATATCATCACAAAAGATGAAGCTCTAAAAG TTGCAGTGCAAGAACAGAGAGCTGCCTCTGCCACAATGGTGGGCTCTACAGCTGGGGATTCTTCGCCTCCTGATATAATGCTTCCAAAGGACAAAATAGAGCCTCTTGGGCTTCACATTCAACAAATTCCCATGGAAGATGGCATTGGTGGCCCTGATATAAACTCTTCGCCTGTGGAAGCTACATTTAACTTGGAAGAAGGCGGGATCAACTTTGATGCAAATGTTGAACATCAATTCATTCCAAGCTTCAATGGGCAACCTCCGGCTAATCAAGACGATCATCGTGACAAGTCAGCATATGAGAATCTTTCAGCTTTGAGGAAAGGCTCTGATGAAGACATCAGCTTTTCCTTGCAGTTGGGTGGTCATGAATCCAAGAGAAGACGTTCAGAACCTCCACCAAGCGCAGATGAACCAGAATGA
- the LOC129891671 gene encoding uncharacterized protein LOC129891671 isoform X1: protein MAGNGLPALGRVKLSDLVPLEGLPSDSYKLSVSTLSQSLAQYSAAIIQLSTSDGALLRSSLESARLYFQHKPSYPPVDVIHSDDSRDWCKTSGYHADPQQWQETYDFRPGLTPTEPISDIEFPPAALSDIFSLLGRAARDILDAISFYLNLRSSPFTEILDNVPLRNREISSSVLSVCCHARPSFQHHGLTTQEDGQLGMFSDHEHQVDRSLVTIVKSDKPGLHVRDFHGHWVLVDGDLGPHEAIVYPGLALYQATAGYISPALHRTDIGNQQGSIYGRCSLSFKLMPKSMSNLNCSEMRAAGHGVEAQFQLPVPVDDFMQRSTDQLLNRSNFPTFNFPTAQDGSMKPMMRRRKSNSRSKPLPPSKRLRLEAQRVLKERVQDIADKKGIKLRFCTLKDCESHIQSLDSPCTNIRMEIGWPPGVPFVHPHDLPNKAKIGFLETYEPGWSATHDMELSPIDPGQPSQHTANCNYHSPNQRCFSASVSILKRNLYRYQNAA from the exons ATGGCAGGCAATGGCCTGCCAGCTCTGGGTCGTGTGAAGCTTAGTGATTTGGTACCATTGGAAGGTCTTCCTTCTGATTCGTATAAATTATCGGTCTCAACTTTGTCACAGTCATTGGCTCAGTATTCAGCTGCCATTATCCAGCTGTCCACGAGTGATGGAGCTCTTTTAAGGTCTAGTCTAGAGTCTGCCCGACTTTACTTTCAACACAAACCCTCTTATCCTCCTGTGGATGTTATTCATTCTGATGATTCTCGTGACTGGTGTAAGACCTCTGGTTACCATGCTGATCCTCAACAATGGCAAGAAACTTATGATTTCAGGCCAGGGCTCACTCCTACGGAACCCATCAGTGATATTGAATTCCCTCCTGCTGCTTTGTCTGACATATTCTCTTTGCTTGGAAGAGCAGCAAGAGATATATTGGACGCCATCAGCTTCTATTTAAATCTGCGTAGCTCTCCATTTACTGAAATACTTGATAATGTTCCCCTCAGAAACCGAGAAATATCATCCTCTGTATTATCCGTCTGTTGTCATGCCAGGCCATCTTTTCAGCACCATGGCCTGACAACACAAGAGGATGGTCAGTTAGGGATGTTTTCAGATCATGAACATCAGGTTGACAGAAGCCTTGTTACAATTGTTAAGTCGGATAAGCCTGGTTTACATGTGAGAGATTTTCATGGTCACTGGGTTCTTGTGGATGGTGATCTTGGCCCCCATGAAGCAATAGTTTATCCTGGCCTTGCTTTATATCAGGCAACTGCAGGATATATCAGCCCTGCACTTCATCGGACAGACATTGGTAATCAGCAGGGTAGCATATATGGACGATGCTCCCTTTCTTTTAAACTTATGCCCAAGTCCATGAGCAACCTCAATTGCTCAGAGATGCGCGCTGCTGGTCATGGGGTTGAAGCTCAATTCCAGCTTCCCGTACCAGTTGATGACTTCATGCAGAGATCAACTGATCAGTTGCTTAACAGGAGCAATTTCCCAACATTCAACTTTCCGACAGCCCAAGATG GATCTATGAAGCCCATgatgaggaggaggaagagTAACTCAAGATCTAAACCTCTTCCACCTTCAAAGAGGTTGAGATTGGAAGCACAAAGAGTTCTCAAAGAGAGAGTTCAAGACATAGCTGATAAAAAGGGCATCAAGCTGAGGTTCTGCACCTTAAAGGATTGTGAAAGTCACATCCAGTCACTTGATAGCCCGTGTACAAACATAAGAATGGAAATTGGATGGCCACCGGGAGTTCCATTTGTTCACCCACATGATCTCCCAAATAAGGCTAAGATTGGATTTCTTGAAACATATGAACCTGGTTGGTCTGCaactcatgatatggagttgagccCAATCGATCCCGGACAGCCAAGTCAACACACTGCTAACTGTAACTATCATTCCCCTAATCAGCGTTGCTTTTCTGCATCAGTATCTATATTAAAGCG GAATCTATATCGGTATCAGAATGCTGCTTGA
- the LOC129891670 gene encoding protein Iojap, chloroplastic: MKVHSCIHPLPCTLSTGILFSGGRTEAKLAVNPTKFYCLTLNSSNYAPFQKFATSSSTDFSTMAIGSNVSEDTDDMFDDLLRKHGKVVYKRNDQKPASEEIDDDAESLSFAMAVAKVASDVKAGDIKVLFVKPLVYWTRFFIIATAFSRPQIDAIGTRVRDMAEEQYGRVASGDSKPNSWTLLDFGDVVVHIFLPPQREYYNLEEFYGNAASIELPFENQQQLRGPTGY; this comes from the exons atgaaagtacACTCCTGCATTCATCCTCTTCCCTGCACTCTCTCCACCGGAATTTTGTTCTCCGGCGGTCGTACGGAAGCTAAGCTTGCTGTCAACCCAACAAAGTTTTATTGTTTAACTTTGAATTCCTCTAATTATGCCCCATTTCAGAAATTTGCCACAAGCAGCTCTACGGATTTTTCTACGATGGCTATTGGCTCG AATGTAAGTGAAGATACAGATGACATGTTTGATGATCTCCTAAGAAAGCATGGGAAAGTGGTATACAAAAGAAATGACCAAAAACCTGCAAGTGaggagattgatgatgatgctgAAAGCCTGTCCT TTGCAATGGCTGTGGCTAAAGTTGCAAGTGATGTCAAGGCAGGAGATATAAAAGTTCTCTTTGTCAAGCCTCTAGTATATTGGACTCGGTTTTTCATTATTGCTACCGCATTCTCTCGCCCACAGATTGATGCCATTGG GACCAGAGTAAGAGATATGGCTGAGGAACAATATGGAAGAGTTGCTTCTGGAGATTCAAAACCCAACTCATGGACGCTACTGGATTTTG GTGATGTTGTCGTTCATATATTTCTTCCTCCGCAGCGTGAGTACTACAACCTGGAAGAATTCTATGGCAATGCAGCATCCATCGAACTACCATTTGAGAACCAACAACAATTGCGAGGACCTACCGGTTATTGA